A segment of the Fibrobacter sp. genome:
TTATGAAGCAGTACATCGTAGACGCATTTACAGATACTCTCTTCCACGGTAATCAGGCAGCAATTTGCGTCCTGGATAAATGGCCGGAAGTTTCCCTGATGCATAGCATCGCTTTCGAGAATAACTTCTCCGAAACTGCTTTCGTGGTTAAGATGGAGGATAACGAAACCGCTCCCAAGTATCACCTTCGATGGTTTACCCCCAGCGATGAAGTGGACCTTTGCGGCCACGCCACCTTGGCAACTGCCTTTACCCTTTTCAACTTCTATGAACAAAAGGCAGAGAAAATTGTCTTTGACACCCTGAGCGGCCAGCTTATTGTGAATAGAAATGGCGATCTTTATGAAATGAACTTCCCGGTATACGACCTGAAGCCTATTCCTGTTACAGATGAAATGGAAATTGCCTTAGGCGCCAGACCTTCGGAAGCCTACATGGGTCGCGACATGCTCTGCGTTTTTGATTCCGAAAGTACCATCGAAAACATGAAGCCGGACTTCGACAAGGTGAAGGAACTGCCAGGTCTCCTGGCTCACGTTACCGCAAAGGGTTCCAAGGAAGACTGCGTCTCCAGAAGTTTCGGCCCCCGAATTGCCATTAACGAGGATCCGGTCTGCGGATCAGGACATTGC
Coding sequences within it:
- a CDS encoding PhzF family phenazine biosynthesis protein — protein: MKQYIVDAFTDTLFHGNQAAICVLDKWPEVSLMHSIAFENNFSETAFVVKMEDNETAPKYHLRWFTPSDEVDLCGHATLATAFTLFNFYEQKAEKIVFDTLSGQLIVNRNGDLYEMNFPVYDLKPIPVTDEMEIALGARPSEAYMGRDMLCVFDSESTIENMKPDFDKVKELPGLLAHVTAKGSKEDCVSRSFGPRIAINEDPVCGSGHCHIAPYWSGKMNKPEIIARQASRRGGTLYCKIEGERMTLAGKATLYSVSELNC